Proteins encoded in a region of the Stieleria neptunia genome:
- a CDS encoding 2-oxoacid:acceptor oxidoreductase subunit alpha encodes MTTTKHVKSVSGITVRLAGDSGDGMQLLGTQLTNTSALAGNDVATFPDFPAEIRAPRGTRAGVSGFQVQFAKEEIFTPGDTLDALVVMNPAALVTNIQDLRKGGILIANEDGFTDKDFKLAKVDANPLEATVINDSYRLIKVPMTQLTRTAVSEHGLSPKIADRCKNFFAMGLVYWLFGRSLDPTLRFIENKFGKKPDVASANVAALRAGWAFGETTEAFGESYQVEAAELSPGTYRNIMGNQALAWGLVAASKLSKKDLFYGTYPITPASDILHELTKHKNFGVRTFQAEDEISAMCATIGAAFGGTMAVTASSGPGIALKAEAMGLGMMLELPMVVVNVQRGGPSTGLPTKTEQSDLLQAMFGRNGESPIPVIAPRSPADCFDMAIEAWRIATECMVPVMLLSDGYIANGSEPWKIPTIDSLPQIEIQHPVDSNDGEPFLPYLRDENMGRPWAIPGTEGLMHRVGGLEKEHQTGNVSYDPANHQLMTETRAAKVAKIAERIPEQEVYGETSGDLLVVSWGGTYGACLTAVRRCQEAGHRVSHAHLRYLNPMPRNLGDLLKSFDRVLVPELNMGQLRMLLRAEHLVDCIGYNKVQGKPFAVSELIQQIESLVPAPVAV; translated from the coding sequence ATGACGACTACAAAACATGTCAAATCCGTCTCCGGAATCACCGTGCGACTGGCCGGAGATTCGGGCGACGGGATGCAGTTATTGGGGACCCAGCTGACCAATACTAGCGCCTTGGCCGGTAATGACGTGGCCACGTTCCCGGATTTCCCGGCGGAAATCCGCGCCCCTCGGGGGACCCGAGCCGGGGTCAGCGGTTTCCAGGTCCAGTTTGCCAAAGAGGAAATCTTCACGCCCGGCGATACGCTCGATGCGTTGGTGGTGATGAATCCGGCCGCGTTGGTGACCAATATCCAGGATCTGCGCAAGGGCGGCATCCTGATCGCCAACGAAGACGGATTCACCGACAAGGATTTCAAGCTGGCCAAGGTCGATGCCAATCCGTTGGAGGCAACGGTGATCAACGACAGTTATCGGCTGATCAAGGTGCCGATGACCCAGCTGACCCGCACCGCGGTCTCCGAGCACGGGCTGAGCCCCAAAATTGCGGACCGCTGCAAGAACTTTTTTGCGATGGGCCTGGTGTACTGGCTGTTCGGCCGGTCGCTCGATCCGACGCTGCGTTTCATCGAAAACAAGTTCGGCAAAAAGCCGGATGTCGCGTCGGCCAACGTCGCGGCGCTGCGGGCCGGTTGGGCGTTCGGCGAAACCACCGAAGCGTTCGGCGAAAGCTATCAGGTCGAGGCGGCCGAGCTTTCTCCGGGGACCTATCGCAACATCATGGGAAACCAGGCCCTGGCGTGGGGATTGGTGGCGGCCAGCAAGCTCAGCAAGAAAGATTTGTTCTATGGCACCTATCCGATCACGCCGGCCAGCGACATTCTGCATGAACTGACCAAGCACAAGAATTTTGGCGTTCGCACGTTCCAAGCCGAAGACGAAATCTCCGCGATGTGCGCCACGATCGGCGCGGCGTTCGGAGGCACGATGGCGGTCACCGCCAGCAGCGGCCCCGGAATTGCGCTCAAAGCCGAGGCGATGGGGTTGGGGATGATGTTGGAATTGCCGATGGTCGTCGTCAACGTCCAACGCGGCGGTCCGAGCACCGGGTTGCCGACCAAGACCGAGCAAAGTGATTTGCTGCAAGCGATGTTCGGCCGCAACGGCGAGTCCCCGATTCCCGTGATCGCACCGCGGTCGCCGGCCGACTGCTTTGACATGGCGATCGAAGCCTGGCGGATCGCCACCGAGTGCATGGTTCCGGTCATGCTGCTCTCGGATGGCTACATCGCCAACGGCAGCGAGCCCTGGAAGATCCCGACGATTGATTCGTTGCCGCAGATCGAAATCCAGCATCCGGTCGACAGTAACGACGGTGAGCCCTTCTTGCCGTACCTCCGTGATGAAAACATGGGCCGGCCCTGGGCGATTCCCGGGACCGAAGGACTGATGCATCGCGTCGGCGGTTTGGAAAAAGAACATCAAACCGGCAACGTCAGTTACGACCCTGCCAATCACCAATTGATGACCGAAACGCGTGCCGCCAAGGTCGCCAAGATCGCCGAGCGGATCCCCGAACAAGAGGTCTATGGCGAAACCAGCGGAGACCTGTTGGTCGTGTCATGGGGCGGCACCTACGGCGCCTGCCTGACGGCGGTCCGTCGTTGCCAGGAAGCCGGGCACCGCGTCAGTCACGCCCACCTGCGGTACCTGAATCCGATGCCACGAAATCTCGGCGACCTGCTCAAGTCGTTCGATCGGGTGTTGGTACCGGAATTGAACATGGGGCAACTCCGCATGTTGTTGCGTGCCGAGCACCTGGTCGATTGCATTGGTTACAACAAGGTCCAAGGCAAACCGTTCGCCGTCAGCGAACTGATCCAGCAAATTGAATCCCTCGTGCCGGCCCCCGTCGCCGTTTAG
- a CDS encoding 2-oxoacid:ferredoxin oxidoreductase subunit beta: MSLPVLKAADFASDQDVRWCPGCGDYSILAQMKKVLPELGVPREKIVFVSGIGCSSRFPYYMNTYGMHSIHGRAPTFATGLKSTRPDLMVWVITGDGDALSIGGNHFIHVLRRNLDINIVLFNNRIYGLTKGQYSPTSTEGQVTKSTPMGSIDHPLSPLSVALAAEATFVARSLDAHVKHLGEVLKRASQHKGTSLVEVYQNCNVFNDGAMAYAQEKKQRADNVVELEHGKPLVFGKDNEKAIRLVGTHLEIVNRSEVPDDDLLIHDEKDPNPSIQMMLARMRYPEMPEPIGILRDVDNVSTYDEQINDQVDLAKETRGEGDLEKLFHAGDTWVVG; this comes from the coding sequence ATGTCCCTGCCTGTTCTCAAAGCCGCTGATTTCGCTTCTGACCAAGACGTTCGATGGTGCCCCGGATGTGGCGACTATTCGATTCTGGCGCAGATGAAAAAGGTTCTGCCGGAACTTGGCGTGCCTCGCGAAAAGATCGTTTTCGTCAGCGGCATCGGCTGCAGCAGCCGGTTCCCGTATTACATGAACACCTACGGGATGCACAGCATTCACGGGCGGGCGCCGACGTTCGCGACGGGGTTGAAATCGACCCGCCCCGATCTGATGGTTTGGGTGATCACCGGGGACGGCGACGCGCTGTCGATCGGCGGCAACCACTTCATTCACGTGCTGCGCCGCAACTTGGATATCAACATCGTCCTGTTCAACAACCGGATCTACGGATTGACCAAGGGCCAATACAGCCCGACCAGCACCGAAGGCCAGGTCACCAAGAGCACGCCGATGGGATCGATCGACCATCCGCTCAGCCCCTTGTCGGTCGCGTTGGCCGCCGAAGCAACCTTCGTGGCTCGGTCGTTGGACGCCCACGTCAAACATTTGGGCGAAGTCCTCAAACGTGCCTCACAGCACAAGGGGACCTCGCTGGTCGAGGTGTATCAGAACTGCAACGTGTTCAACGACGGTGCGATGGCCTATGCCCAAGAAAAGAAACAGCGTGCCGACAACGTCGTCGAACTCGAACACGGCAAGCCGCTCGTGTTTGGCAAAGACAACGAGAAAGCCATCCGTCTGGTCGGCACCCATCTGGAGATCGTCAACCGCAGCGAGGTGCCCGATGATGACCTGCTGATCCACGACGAAAAAGATCCCAACCCGTCGATTCAAATGATGTTGGCGAGAATGCGTTATCCTGAAATGCCCGAGCCGATCGGTATTTTGCGCGACGTCGACAATGTCTCGACCTACGACGAACAGATCAATGATCAAGTCGACCTCGCCAAAGAGACCCGCGGCGAAGGTGATTTAGAAAAACTATTCCACGCCGGGGACACCTGGGTCGTGGGCTAA
- the cysK gene encoding cysteine synthase A, with product MPRGKTYPDATKAIGDTPMIQVNRLVPEGGASVFAKCEFFQPLNSVKDRIGVAMIEAGEKDGTITAATHVIEPTSGNTGIALAFVCAAKGYKLTLTMPESMSVERRALLRAMGANLVLTPAGDGMKGAINKAAELVSQDETAFMPQQFENPANPAIHEATTGPEIWEDSGHQIDAIVAGVGTGGTITGVARYLKQKNPDFKAIAVEPVHSPVISGGSPGKHRIQGIGAGFIPKNLDTSIIDDVVQVDDEDAFAWGRRLAKEEGIVGGISSGANMWAAAQVAARPEMKGKRIVTIMCSLGERYLSTPLFGDLGL from the coding sequence ATGCCACGTGGAAAGACTTACCCAGACGCGACGAAAGCGATCGGCGATACCCCGATGATCCAAGTGAATCGCTTGGTGCCCGAGGGCGGCGCCAGCGTGTTCGCAAAGTGCGAATTCTTTCAGCCGCTCAACAGCGTCAAGGATCGGATCGGCGTTGCGATGATCGAAGCCGGCGAAAAAGACGGCACGATCACCGCGGCCACCCATGTGATCGAACCGACCAGCGGCAACACCGGCATCGCGCTGGCGTTCGTCTGCGCGGCGAAGGGGTACAAACTGACGTTGACGATGCCCGAGTCGATGTCGGTCGAACGCCGTGCGTTGCTCCGCGCGATGGGAGCCAACCTGGTGCTGACGCCCGCCGGAGATGGGATGAAGGGGGCGATCAACAAAGCCGCCGAATTGGTTTCCCAAGACGAAACCGCCTTCATGCCCCAACAGTTCGAAAATCCCGCCAACCCGGCGATCCACGAAGCGACCACGGGGCCGGAGATCTGGGAAGACAGCGGACACCAGATCGACGCGATCGTGGCCGGCGTCGGCACCGGCGGAACGATCACCGGTGTCGCCCGCTACTTGAAACAGAAAAACCCCGACTTCAAAGCGATCGCCGTCGAACCGGTGCATTCGCCGGTCATCAGCGGCGGCTCGCCCGGAAAGCACCGGATCCAAGGCATCGGTGCCGGGTTCATCCCGAAAAATCTGGACACCAGCATCATCGATGATGTGGTCCAGGTCGACGACGAAGACGCGTTCGCCTGGGGACGACGACTGGCCAAAGAAGAAGGCATCGTCGGTGGAATCAGCAGCGGGGCCAACATGTGGGCCGCTGCCCAAGTCGCCGCACGCCCGGAAATGAAAGGCAAGCGGATCGTGACGATCATGTGCAGCTTGGGAGAACGCTACTTGAGCACTCCGCTGTTCGGCGACCTGGGCTTGTAG
- a CDS encoding DUF4261 domain-containing protein, with the protein MAKGLFTQGMCVLLRSPVGMAELQDKLSSFDMIGVQESAMDGASPETLVMSFRPEVGGHLLVTPSTERWPDQMGDPDTSPDVFVAWSLGQFGPLAFPGCLERAAEQSWGWEDGEDVPQQHTSHIRLLISYVLGADESESEEDDSDDVVLIPDDYDPIAELRFLTKAVSALLELPQAICYFNPGGEVLRDQNGLRQGLNYAWNYELPPLDMWTNVRLFRVDESWALMDTVGMGQLDMPDMEAVYDTDRYEPAEVERFLRNASLYLMSTDEEFEDGDVADGPGDLSWNAIECEESLSDPPRETIRWFPDDGSDPPEALMRRTGDDEDDPYDEEPEDLDDEAFEL; encoded by the coding sequence ATGGCAAAGGGTTTGTTCACTCAAGGGATGTGCGTGTTGCTGCGAAGCCCCGTCGGGATGGCTGAGCTGCAGGACAAGCTCTCGTCGTTTGACATGATTGGTGTCCAGGAATCGGCCATGGATGGTGCGTCTCCGGAAACCCTGGTGATGAGTTTTCGGCCCGAGGTGGGGGGCCACCTGTTGGTCACGCCCTCGACGGAAAGGTGGCCTGATCAGATGGGAGATCCGGACACCTCTCCCGACGTCTTCGTCGCCTGGTCGCTGGGACAATTCGGGCCGCTGGCGTTCCCGGGATGTTTGGAGCGGGCTGCGGAACAGTCCTGGGGCTGGGAAGATGGCGAAGACGTTCCCCAACAACACACCTCCCACATTCGTCTGCTGATCAGCTACGTGTTGGGGGCCGACGAATCGGAATCGGAGGAAGATGACTCCGACGACGTGGTGCTGATCCCGGATGACTACGATCCGATCGCAGAACTCCGTTTCTTGACCAAGGCCGTTTCGGCGCTGCTGGAACTGCCCCAGGCGATCTGCTATTTCAATCCGGGCGGCGAAGTCCTGCGGGATCAAAATGGGCTGCGACAAGGACTCAATTACGCCTGGAACTACGAATTGCCGCCCCTGGACATGTGGACCAACGTGCGACTGTTTCGCGTCGATGAATCCTGGGCCTTGATGGACACGGTCGGCATGGGGCAACTGGATATGCCCGATATGGAAGCCGTCTATGACACCGATCGCTACGAACCGGCCGAAGTCGAGCGGTTCTTACGCAATGCGTCGCTGTATCTGATGAGCACCGACGAGGAATTCGAAGACGGGGACGTCGCCGATGGGCCCGGTGACCTCAGCTGGAACGCCATCGAATGCGAAGAAAGTCTTTCGGATCCGCCGCGGGAAACGATTCGCTGGTTCCCCGACGACGGCTCTGATCCGCCCGAGGCGCTGATGCGGCGAACCGGGGACGATGAAGACGATCCGTATGACGAGGAGCCGGAAGATCTGGATGACGAGGCGTTTGAGCTTTAG
- a CDS encoding DUF3681 domain-containing protein — MPIPDPADLNALYQEWLEIPADRLPPNHYALLGLYDFESDETLIESAAKSRSAYLHQIAAGPRRKIVQEMLGQVAIARRTLLSGESRSAYDESLRSGAATNATPGASTPVAIEPAAAVASESSQRRESTVPRPRTKASDWKYHGISAAVLLTVVAIVFWVNRNPGGRRAAEARPSQRESPVRESSLTTTATNDVADQDQKSGSGGREGTARRTRKASQQATRSGVSVPRSRSPIAKRRETGSGLGAGLGDKFGEVLSDIAKQPEERAMPSEATPRSPGEFRPLGGLSIGPGKKLTESSEALMSLQGLSPVDAFPAQLADRFESEQGFDWFETTDGELRLKSIKGPQSYQLSDKQFKLTAGSALALTSSLSAGMPGGTQVGFEVDGIRIGLRSVKQGVEVFARDRGEASRRDPVDKLTTSDTTTTLSVWRDAKQPDTLQWFVDSGDRIQTGTIGVTSIGESPTVGIFVSVSKTAAKRPLTLSGLKTRSGQP; from the coding sequence ATGCCGATTCCCGATCCCGCGGACCTGAATGCGTTGTACCAAGAGTGGCTGGAAATTCCGGCGGACCGATTGCCTCCGAATCACTATGCCCTGTTGGGCCTCTACGACTTCGAGTCCGACGAGACGTTGATCGAATCGGCAGCGAAGTCGCGGAGTGCCTATCTGCATCAGATCGCGGCCGGTCCGCGGCGAAAGATCGTCCAGGAAATGCTGGGCCAGGTGGCGATTGCCCGGCGCACGTTGCTGAGCGGCGAATCACGATCGGCGTATGACGAATCCTTGCGATCGGGCGCCGCGACCAACGCGACACCCGGGGCTTCGACGCCGGTCGCGATCGAACCAGCCGCTGCGGTCGCATCCGAATCGTCGCAGCGCCGCGAGTCGACGGTGCCGCGGCCACGGACAAAGGCGAGCGACTGGAAATACCACGGGATCAGTGCGGCGGTCTTGTTGACGGTTGTGGCAATCGTTTTTTGGGTCAATCGAAATCCCGGCGGCAGGCGTGCGGCCGAAGCGCGTCCGTCGCAACGGGAGTCACCGGTCCGTGAATCCTCGTTGACCACGACCGCCACGAACGATGTCGCCGATCAGGACCAGAAGTCGGGTTCCGGCGGGCGAGAGGGGACGGCGAGGCGGACGAGAAAGGCGAGCCAACAAGCCACGCGTTCTGGTGTGTCGGTCCCCAGGAGCCGATCTCCGATTGCGAAACGACGAGAGACGGGCAGCGGGCTCGGGGCGGGCCTCGGTGACAAGTTTGGCGAAGTGCTTTCGGACATCGCCAAGCAACCGGAGGAACGCGCGATGCCGTCCGAAGCAACGCCGCGCAGTCCCGGAGAATTTCGGCCGCTGGGCGGTTTGTCGATCGGGCCTGGAAAGAAACTCACCGAGTCCTCCGAGGCGCTCATGTCGCTTCAGGGACTCAGCCCAGTCGACGCGTTCCCGGCACAGTTGGCCGATCGCTTCGAATCGGAGCAGGGTTTTGACTGGTTCGAAACGACCGACGGAGAACTCCGTTTGAAGTCGATCAAGGGTCCGCAGTCCTACCAGCTGTCCGACAAGCAATTCAAGCTGACCGCCGGGTCGGCGCTGGCACTCACCTCCTCGCTATCGGCAGGGATGCCGGGGGGAACACAGGTCGGTTTCGAAGTCGACGGGATTCGGATCGGGCTGCGATCGGTCAAGCAAGGCGTTGAAGTGTTCGCCCGCGACCGTGGCGAGGCGTCTCGCCGCGATCCGGTGGACAAACTCACGACGTCCGACACAACCACAACGCTATCGGTTTGGCGAGATGCCAAGCAGCCCGATACGCTGCAGTGGTTTGTCGACTCGGGCGACCGGATTCAGACGGGAACGATCGGGGTGACGTCGATCGGCGAATCGCCCACGGTCGGCATCTTTGTGTCGGTCTCCAAGACGGCTGCGAAACGTCCGCTGACGTTGAGCGGTTTGAAAACCCGTTCGGGTCAGCCCTAG
- a CDS encoding 30S ribosomal protein S1, with the protein MSNEPQPVTDEPATDIASTPAEPAAPPAASAPAESPAEATAPAEATAPAEATAPAEATAPAEATAPTEAGQPARGGSGPLASRGLGIAKPASPSVSTEQLEAVEKKAGKPNKKKKPPRPRITGDKETPAAAAPASQKPQRVAVPSLRAGLSDDLQAELDAELAAADIESMLSGSAGMSDRKEALAEGTRISGQVLKIHQDSVYIALGGPDEGVIPFEQFKDVEPAVGSAVEVMVRGFNRDDGLYMCSLPGSTIDVADWSDLEEGSVVEAVVTGHNTGGLECKVGGVRGFMPISQIAEYRVEDASEFVDQKFVCLVTEANERRGNLVLSRRAILEREREQKRAEQLAEIEPGDVMEGVVRSVKDFGAFVDLGALDGLIHVSKLSWDRVKHPSEVLEVGQKVKVKLESVNKETGKISLSYRDLLENPWDTAEAEFAIGSVHKGTVSRIASFGCFVRLTAGVEGLVHVSELAHHRVSKVDAFVSEGQEVDVKILSFDRDSQKIGLSIKAAQQIAEDSKPKQEEVEEPQREVAVKPTHEGPLKGGNNRDTGGERFGLRW; encoded by the coding sequence ATGAGCAACGAACCACAGCCTGTGACGGACGAACCTGCCACCGACATTGCCTCCACGCCGGCCGAACCGGCGGCGCCACCCGCAGCTTCGGCGCCGGCTGAATCGCCCGCCGAGGCCACCGCGCCCGCCGAAGCAACCGCACCCGCCGAAGCGACCGCACCCGCCGAGGCGACCGCACCCGCCGAGGCGACCGCACCCACCGAGGCAGGCCAACCGGCCCGCGGCGGTTCGGGACCGCTCGCCTCCCGGGGCTTGGGGATCGCCAAGCCGGCCTCTCCGAGCGTGTCGACCGAGCAACTCGAAGCGGTGGAAAAGAAAGCCGGCAAACCGAACAAGAAGAAAAAGCCGCCTCGACCGCGGATCACGGGTGACAAAGAAACGCCCGCCGCCGCGGCTCCGGCGTCCCAGAAACCGCAGCGTGTCGCCGTACCCTCCTTGCGTGCCGGCCTGAGCGACGACCTGCAGGCGGAACTGGACGCAGAGCTGGCCGCTGCGGACATCGAATCGATGTTGAGTGGTTCGGCGGGCATGTCGGATCGCAAAGAAGCCTTGGCCGAGGGCACACGGATCTCGGGACAGGTGCTGAAGATCCACCAAGACAGCGTGTACATCGCGCTGGGCGGCCCCGACGAGGGGGTGATTCCGTTTGAGCAATTTAAAGACGTCGAACCGGCCGTGGGCAGTGCCGTGGAAGTCATGGTGCGTGGATTCAACCGCGACGATGGCTTGTACATGTGCTCGTTGCCGGGATCGACGATCGACGTCGCCGACTGGAGCGATTTGGAAGAGGGCTCGGTCGTGGAAGCCGTCGTGACCGGTCACAACACCGGTGGCTTGGAGTGCAAGGTCGGGGGCGTTCGTGGTTTCATGCCGATCAGCCAGATCGCCGAATACCGCGTGGAAGACGCCAGCGAATTCGTCGACCAGAAATTTGTGTGTCTGGTCACCGAGGCCAATGAGCGTCGCGGTAATTTGGTGCTCAGCCGTCGGGCGATCTTGGAACGCGAACGCGAACAAAAACGCGCCGAGCAACTCGCCGAAATCGAACCCGGCGATGTGATGGAAGGCGTGGTTCGCAGCGTCAAGGATTTCGGCGCCTTTGTCGATCTCGGCGCACTCGACGGGTTGATCCACGTCAGCAAGCTCAGCTGGGATCGCGTCAAGCATCCCAGTGAGGTGTTGGAAGTCGGCCAAAAGGTGAAGGTCAAACTGGAATCGGTCAACAAGGAAACCGGTAAGATCTCGCTGTCCTATCGCGACCTGTTGGAAAATCCTTGGGACACCGCCGAAGCGGAATTCGCGATCGGCAGCGTTCACAAGGGCACGGTTTCGCGGATCGCGTCGTTCGGCTGTTTCGTCCGCTTGACGGCCGGCGTCGAAGGCTTGGTGCACGTCAGCGAACTCGCGCACCATCGAGTTTCCAAAGTCGATGCGTTTGTCAGCGAAGGCCAAGAAGTCGACGTGAAGATCCTGTCGTTCGACCGCGACAGCCAAAAGATCGGGTTGTCGATCAAAGCGGCACAACAGATCGCCGAGGATTCCAAACCGAAGCAAGAAGAGGTCGAGGAACCCCAACGCGAAGTGGCCGTTAAACCCACTCACGAAGGGCCGCTCAAGGGCGGGAACAACCGTGACACCGGCGGCGAACGATTCGGTCTTCGCTGGTAA
- a CDS encoding proteasome accessory factor PafA2 family protein encodes MKASSSRRRVPARRLVSRLLGMETEYATLILNQPQRITADLPSSTEIYTQICAAIGRNQPTVPGVFDRDQMFLASGGAVTFETHPSLHALPGGLIEIATPEVTSPDELLACQCSIDELVAGAAEEAAGQWDVRILKNSTDALGHVYGCQENYEAVVASGVWLCVYRFCIALLWMLQLISVVISLPVLACAFAFIFLIRFRRKPTLDADEPSAAPDASGNAPSAAILFETLPTWAKAMFMGLLRGIHLPTVIVLRFVVRHVAFRRQRKYLTALLVSRVALCGAGDLDEDGCYRLSPKAMAIDVVADMGGYRGERPIYVYGHWLAQFCERSFLSLGSTKAMFARRQRFQIGLSDSNLSELAEYVKFGSVSLVLDMIESGATNEFVTISRPITALHDIASDWNLVRRVMTSRGRLSALEIQRRYLKAAKRFVDETPIRDRGEAALVIERWSDLVNVVSAFRRDSRNVTPALGRVDWLSKRWMIDQLGQGAQWLERKKTDLRYHELSPDGYFQKLAATNPSLALIALERIERRRRSPPADSPAAKRGWLIREFADSGDTVTAEWSYAMLRAGGETKRIDFNA; translated from the coding sequence GTGAAGGCATCCTCTTCTCGTCGGCGCGTCCCGGCGCGACGACTGGTGTCGCGACTGCTGGGAATGGAAACCGAGTATGCGACGCTGATTTTGAACCAGCCCCAGCGGATCACGGCGGATCTGCCGAGTTCCACAGAGATCTACACCCAGATCTGCGCGGCGATCGGTCGCAATCAGCCCACCGTCCCCGGTGTCTTTGATCGAGACCAGATGTTTCTGGCCAGCGGTGGTGCGGTGACGTTTGAAACGCATCCTTCACTGCACGCACTGCCAGGTGGCTTGATCGAAATCGCGACACCGGAAGTGACCAGCCCGGATGAATTGCTCGCTTGCCAATGCTCCATTGATGAACTGGTTGCCGGCGCAGCGGAAGAGGCGGCCGGGCAATGGGACGTGCGGATTTTGAAGAACAGCACCGACGCGTTGGGTCACGTTTACGGTTGCCAAGAGAACTATGAAGCGGTCGTGGCCAGCGGCGTTTGGCTTTGCGTTTACCGCTTCTGCATCGCGTTGTTGTGGATGCTTCAACTGATCAGCGTGGTGATCTCGTTGCCGGTGCTTGCGTGCGCGTTTGCGTTTATCTTCCTGATTCGGTTTCGACGGAAACCAACGCTCGATGCAGACGAACCGTCGGCCGCCCCGGATGCATCGGGAAACGCTCCATCGGCCGCCATCCTGTTTGAAACATTGCCGACTTGGGCCAAGGCGATGTTCATGGGGTTACTCCGCGGCATCCATCTGCCGACCGTGATCGTGTTGCGGTTTGTCGTCCGCCACGTTGCGTTTCGAAGGCAGCGAAAGTACTTGACCGCACTGCTGGTTTCCCGCGTCGCACTCTGCGGCGCCGGAGATTTGGATGAAGACGGATGTTATCGGCTGAGTCCCAAAGCGATGGCAATCGATGTGGTTGCAGACATGGGCGGTTATCGCGGTGAACGACCGATTTATGTTTACGGCCATTGGCTGGCACAATTTTGCGAGCGATCGTTTCTGTCATTGGGATCGACCAAGGCGATGTTCGCCCGGCGGCAACGATTTCAGATCGGATTATCCGATTCCAATCTTTCCGAGTTGGCCGAGTACGTGAAATTCGGTTCGGTCTCGTTGGTGTTGGACATGATTGAATCCGGAGCGACGAACGAGTTTGTCACGATTTCGCGTCCGATCACTGCCTTGCACGACATCGCCTCGGACTGGAATCTGGTGCGTCGTGTGATGACCAGTCGCGGTCGGTTGAGCGCCCTGGAAATTCAACGCCGATATCTCAAAGCCGCAAAACGGTTTGTCGACGAGACCCCGATTCGCGATCGGGGCGAAGCCGCGTTGGTCATCGAGCGTTGGTCGGATCTGGTCAACGTCGTTTCCGCATTTCGGCGTGACTCGCGGAACGTGACGCCGGCGCTGGGCCGAGTGGATTGGTTGAGCAAACGATGGATGATTGATCAACTAGGGCAAGGGGCTCAGTGGCTGGAGAGAAAGAAGACCGACTTGCGGTACCACGAGTTGTCGCCGGACGGCTATTTCCAAAAGCTCGCCGCGACCAATCCATCGCTGGCGTTGATCGCGTTGGAACGCATCGAGCGACGACGCCGCTCGCCGCCGGCAGATTCACCGGCGGCCAAACGCGGCTGGTTGATTCGCGAGTTTGCCGACAGCGGCGACACCGTCACCGCCGAATGGAGCTACGCGATGCTGCGGGCGGGCGGCGAAACGAAGCGAATCGATTTCAACGCCTGA